From the genome of Marinobacter sp. F4206:
GCCGGTTACCCGCAGGCGCTCGCCCGGTGTGCCGGCTGAGCGCTGGGTATAGACGAACAGCGCCTCGGAGGTACGTGGATCGTTATCGGTCTGGTGGTCGGCCTGCTGCAGGTAGATGCCTTGAAAGCCGCCCGGCCCGCGGGCGTCCCGGGTGACAATGCCTTCGACAGTGACGGTCTGTCCGGCCATCGGCGATTGATGGCCGCTGCCCTGGATCCTGGCAATGGGTGTAGCGGACTGGCCACAGGACGAGGCCGCCGCTCCTGCCATGGGCAGGGCCAGCAGCGTCAGCAGTGAACAGGAGAGAAGGTTGCGGGTGCTGTCGATCACTCCGGCAGTCTAGCAGAGCCCGGCCACGGCTTTCAGTGCCCGTTCCCGTTTGCTGCCAAAACCGAGCTGGTCCGGGTTGGCCAATTCCAGCTGCTGAACGAGCGGGTCCGGGTGCTGGTTGTCGAGGGTGATGCCGAGACGGGACAGCATATATGGCGCCAGGGCGGCCCGGGTCTCTATCTCGAGCCGGCCATGGTCCATGCCGTAATCCTGGGCAATGATCCGTTGCTGGGCCTCGGTAAGACGCCGGTCGGGAGTCAGCACCATGGTCACTTCCCGGTTCCAGTCGCTGTCCTGTTGCCGGCCGTGCTTGGCCCGCTGGCGCAGTGCCTCCGGCGGCCGGTGGAAACGGCTAAGGGCGAAATCCCGGAATTCCCGGTTGGACTCGCACCAGGCCCTCAGATGCCAGCTGTTGCCGGTGCAAACCAGAGTGTGGGGCTCGAGAATGCTCTCTACCGCTTCCGGCCGGCTCAGGGATACGTAGCTGGCCCGCAGCTGGCGTCCATGACGGGTGGCAAGCACCACGGCCCGCATGGTTTCCGGCGAAATGACCCGGTTGGGTCCCTGCACCACAGTACTCTCGGGCAGGTTGATGTTGAGTGACTCGAAAGTGCTGCTCAGATTCTGCTGGCGCGCCAGCAGATCCAGGTATTCGCTGACCTGCCCGCGAGTCACCACCGGACGAAAGACTTTCGACGGAACATAGCCCTTGAGGTGGCGATCGTACACCAGGTTGCCCGGCGCCAGTTCCCGCAGATAGGTGTTGATGTCCTTGGACGCCTGCTGTCGACCGATGCCAAAGCTGTAACAGATGTGGTTGGTGGTCAGGCGACCTTCCCACAGGGCAATGGTTTCGATCAGTCGATAGCGAAGCAGCAAATCCCAGCGGATGGGCCAGTCCGTTTTTTTCATAACCAGTCGCTCACGGGTCCAATGAATAGCTGGCGTCCATGTTACCTGCTCTGACAACTGTGGTCTGTTACGACCCATTAATGTACAACGCTGTCAAACCGCGCGGTGACGGCCTTACAGCCATCATCGACAGGTCATTCGGCAGGTTTCGGGAAGTGCCTAGTGGTTACCAGGGTTCCCTGCTGATCTAATACGTCGCCGGCCAATTCCGGATCTTGATGCTACCTTTTCCCCCACCCCTTGCGAACGTTTCTCGTCACACCCGGAGTCCGCTGTAATGACCCGTATGGTTGCTTCCCTGTCTGCCTTGATCCTGAGCATCGTGCTGCTGGTCAGCGGCAATGCGTTCCTGATGACCTTGCTGGGTATCCGCCTGAGTATCGAGGCGATATCACCGGATATCATCGGCTGGATTCTGGTGTGCTACTCCATCGGGTTTGTCCTGGGTACCCTGTACGTTCACAAAGTCATTGGCCGGGTTGGCCATATCCGTGCCTTTGCGGTGTTTGCTGCGGTGTCGGCGGTTGCAGCCCTGCTGTATCCCATGGCCGTGTCCGAACTGTTCTGGGCCGTGCTCCGCGTCATTTCCGGCTTCAGCATCGCCGGCGTCCTGGTGGTGATCGAAAGCTGGTTCTCCAGTCGGGCCACCAATGCCAATCGCGGCGCCCTGTTCGCGGTCTACCAGATCGTATTCTACCTGTCGGCCGCGGGCGGCCAGCTGATCGTCAATGTCGGCGATCCGGCCAACTTCATGCCGTTTTCTCTGGCGGCCATTCTGCTGACCCTGGCTTTGTTGCCCCTGTTGCTGACCAAGATGGAAGCACCCGTTATTGAGCAGGTGCACCGAATCTCGATTTTCACCCTGGGCCGGGAATCCTTCACCGGAGTCGCCGGTGCCCTGATCTGTGGCGTGATGATTGGTGGTTTTTACGCCCTGGGTCCGGTGTACGCGACCCTGGTGGGACTGGATGTGGCCAGAACCTCGACCTTCATGGCCAGTGCCATCGTCGCTGCGATGGTCATGGCATGGCCGCTGGGGCGCCTGTGTGACCACTTTGACCGGCGCCGGGTGATGTTCTGGATTGCGCTGATGGCCGCGGGCTCCGCGGGTGCCGTGGCCGTCCTCGGGGCAACCAATCCCTGGCTGCTGACCCTGTTCGTGGGCCTGTTCACCGGCCTGTCCGCCACCCTGTATCCGGTGGCGGTGGCGATCACCAATGACCGTATGGAAAGCAGCCGGCTTGTGGCTGCCAGCGCTACCCTGCTGCTTAGCTACGGTGTTGGCAGCGTGATTGGCCCGATTGCCATGGCCGAACTGATCAACCTGCTGGGCCCGGCGGGTCTGTTCTTCGGTAACGCCGGTTTCCTGATGGTGCTGGCCCTGATCACCAGCTATCGAATCAGCCATACCGTCGACATTCCGGTCCAGGAGCAGGAGCACTATGTGCCCGCAATGCCGGAAACCTCGCCGGTCATGGCCGAACTGGATCCGCGCAACTCGGAGTTTCATGAGTCTCCGGAGGTTGAGGAGATGGTGTTCGAGGACCAGCGTCAGGCTGGCTGACGCTACTCTCGGTTTTCCCCGAGGCTGATTTTGTTTTCACATCTGTATTTATCGCAATGGTTAGCATACTATTGTTACCTATCCGATAATGTAAGCATGAAGTCGGTTTGCCGGTCCTGTGGATTTGGTCCAGCACCGGCGAGTCCTTTTGAACGGAGTTTGAGGCATGAGAGATCAGTTCCCCTTTGCGGTGGCCCGCGTTACCCGTCGCTGGAGAAAAATGCTCGACGAGCGCCTGAAGGATCTGGGCGTAACCCAGGCCCGTTGGAGCACCATGGTGTATCTGGACAAGGGCGGTGAAGGATTGACCCAGCGGGAGCTCGCCAGCTTGATGGCGATTGAAAATCCGACCCTGGTCCGGCTGCTGGACAGCCTGGAGCAACAGGGGCTGATTGAACGCCGGCCCTGCCCCAACGATCGCCGGGCCCGCCGACTGCACCTGACCAGTGCTGGCCGCGCCTTCATGGACGACTTGTCGGAGCGGGCGGAGAAGCTGCGGGAGCAGATGCTGGAGGGCATCAGCGATGACGATATCGAATGCACCGTCCGGGTATTCCACAAGATCCTGGAAAACGCCGAAAAGCAGAAGTAAGCCTTGAGCGACAACACTGTCGAGGGCCTGAGGGCCCGTTACGGGGAACGCTGGCGCTGGCTGGCCGTGGCCACGGTGATGCTTGGCACCATGGCCACGGTGCTCAGTGCCACGGTGGTGAACGTCGCCCTGCACGACATCATGCTGGAGTTCGGTATCCGGCAGGGCCAGGTGCACTGGCTGGCGACGGGGTTCATCGCTGCCATGACCACCACCATGCTGGCGTCGTCCTGGCTGCTGGATCATTTCGGGGTGCGCAAGACCCTGGCCGGTGCCATGTTCATGTTCACCGTGATCTCCATTGCCGGTGGCTTTGCAGTGTCTCCGGACCAGCTGATTGCCGCCCGGGTCGGCCAGGGCGCCATGGCCGGATTGATGCAGCCGATGGGGATGTATCTGGTGTTCCGGATCTTTCCCCGTGAGAAACGGGGTCAGGCCATGGGTATCTATGGCATGGGTGTCATTCTCGCCCCAGCCTTGGGCCCGGTGCTCGGCGGATTTCTCGTCGACCAGTTGAGCTGGCGCTACGTCATGTTTGCACCGGCACCGGTCACCCTGATCGGCGTCTTCATGGCCTGGCGTTTCCTGCCCCTGCCGCCATCGCGGCCTGCACCCTATCGCTTCGACCTGCCCGGTCTGGTGCTGCTGGGCACAACCCTGGCGTTGTCGCTGGACACCTTGAACCGGTTGCAGGAGCTTTCGGGTCAGGAATCCCGGGTGGTCATCGGTGGCCTGCTGGCCGTGTTGGCGCTTGGCCTGTTCGTGATGCGCGAGCGCCGCACCCGGCACCCGCTGGTGAACGTGGCGTTGCTGCGCAAGCCGGTGTTCCTGTTCGCCAATCTTGGGGCCATGGCGCTGGGTTTGGCCTTGTTCGGGTCGACCTACCTGGTGCCCTTGTTCGTCCAGACCGCTCTCAACTTTACCGCCACCGAAGCGGGTCTGCTGATGTTGCCGGCCGGTGTGGTGCTCGGGCTGACCTTTCCACTGGCCGGGCGGCTGGCGGACAAACAGAGTGCCCGCAAGCTGGTGATCTTCGGTATCACCCTGTTCGCCTGTTCCGCAGCGTTATTTGCGCTCTCGGATCTGTCACTGGGGTTCGGCTGGCTGGCGCTGTGGACGATTCTCGGTCGCATTGGTATCGGGTTCATGCTGCCGGCGCTGTCCACCGGTGCCCTGAATCCCCTGGCTCCCGAGGAGCTCGGAGCCGGCTCCAGCACCATCAATTTTACCCGCCAGCTTGGCGGTGCCTTCGGCGTTAACATGGTTGCCCTGACGATCGAATTCGGGGAACACAGTGGCGGCATGCCCACGATTGCAGCGTTTCATTCCGCCTGGTGGCTGGTCGCCGCGTTTGTCGCGGTGGCGGCCATTCCGGTCTGGAAAATGCGGGCCTAGTTGCCCAGGCCGCGATGATTGACTAAGATACGGCTTCCTTCAGGGGAGTAGCCTCCGGGCCGGTCACACAGTGCCGGTCGGACGGTAGTCAACATACTTGGAGCTCAATCTCCGTGGCTATCGTGTTTCACCCGGGTACCGGTGGAATTGGCAAGACCTGGGGCAGACCACCTCCGTAGGGCGGAAGGTGGGCTGTCTCATGTCTGATGATCCGCCCTGGAGTTGTTTTATGGAAGCCTTTCTTGCCTCGACTGCGGCGGTCGCCATTGCTGAAATTGGTGACAAGACCCAGTTACTGTCTCTGTTCCTCGTTGTCCGCTACGGTCAACGTCTGCCGATCATTCTCGGCATTTTCGTTGCGACCGTCCTCAATCATGCCCTGTCGGCCTGGCTTGGCGCGTGGATTGCCGGATTTATTCCCGAGGCCTGGTTGCCCTGGATTCTGGCGGTGAGCTTTGTCGCCATTGCCGCCTGGCTTCTGATACCGGACAAGGACGACAGCGAAGACTCCCGATTTCTGGGCATGGGGGCCTTCCTGGCCACCACCGTCATGTTTTTCCTCGCCGAGATCGGTGACAAGACTCAGATAGCCACGGTAGTCCTGGCGGCGCGATTCACCGAGACCCTCTGGGTTATCCTGGGGACGACGGTGGGGATGTTGATTGCCAACATACCGGTTATCATGGCAGGGCGCTGGCTGATGGAGAGGCTTCCCCTGGCCACGGCGAGGATCGGCGCGAGCATCCTGTTTGTGGTGCTGGCCATTGTGACCGTGACAGCCACCTTCATGAACTCCTGAAGCTGGCGGCTGTCACTGTACGCGGATAGATAAGACTTTTTTGGATAGAAACTCTATGTCGTTCAGACTTGTAAGCTTTTTTCTGCTGGCCGCTGTGATGGTCACGTCGCCTTTGTGGGCCGCGGAGGACAGCAAAACCGGCCAGGATGCCAAGGCTCAGGCCAGTGGTTCCGAAGTCGAAGGGACACCGGATCGCACACCGCGGGTGCCCACGTTCCCGTTAAAGGGCGATCTGGCCGGCGAGCTGGATGTGTTCACGACCCGTTACGAGGACACCTTTGCCGCCATTGGTAACCGGATTGCCATGGGCCATCTGGAACTGGTCAAGGCCAACCCCGGTGTCGATCCCTGGTTGCCCGGTGAGGGCACCACGATTACCTTGCCCCGACAGTATGTGATGCCGGACGCCCGGCGTGAGGGTATCGTGATCAATCTGGCCGAGTACCGTCTGTACTACTTCACCGACAATGGCGTGCAGGTATACCCGGTTGGTGTGGGAACCGAGGAAAATCCGTCGCCACTGACCGATGCCAAGGTCACCATGCCGCTGGAGTCACCGGCCTGGTACCCACCGGCGAGCATTCGCGCCGAGTATGAGCGCAGCGGTGATTTTCTGCCCCGGATGATTCCGCCCGGTCCGTCCAACCCCCTGGGCACCCACGCCCTGCTGTTGAGCGAGAAGGGCTACCTGATTCACGGCACCAACAAGAAGTTCGGTGTCGGTATGGCCGTCAGCCACGGTTGCTTCCGCATGTATAACGAGGACATCTCCCGTTTTGTCTATCAGGTGGAGAAGGGCACTCCGGTTCAGGTTGTCCGGGATCCAGTGAAAATCGGGCTGTCTGGGGGCGAAGTATGGCTGGAAGTGCATCGCCCGGATGATGACTATCCGCAAGAAGACCGGGAGAAGCTGTGGCAGCAGGTGTTCGCGGAGGTCGAGGCCTTCCAGAAAAAGCACCCGGGCGTCGAGATGCAGCGCCGTGCCATTGAAATTGCGGTGGATCAGGCGGATGGCATTCCTACCATGATCGGCGAGCGGATTACCCGCATGGCCGCAGACGAAACCGTTGAGGATAAAACACCGGAAACGGGCGGTGAGCAGGAACAGAAACTCTACTTCTGATCCGGCCAAAGACCGGCTCACCTGATAATAACCATAACCAAGGAGAGTCCATGAGTCGCACCATTCTGATTACCGGTGCCAGTTCCGGTCTGGGTGAAGGCATGGCCCGGGAATTTGCCGCCCGGGGCTACCAGCTCGCCCTGTGCGCGCGGCGCACCGAAAGGCTGGAAGCCCTGAGAGCGGAGCTCCAGCGACAGATCCCCGCCGTTCGTGTCAGTATCCGGGCATTGGACGTCGACAATCACGAGCAGGTGTTCGAGGTGTTCCGCGCTTTCCAGGAGGAGTTCGGCACGCTGGACCGGATTATCGTCAACGCCGGTATCGGCAAGGGGCAGGCACTGGGTACCGGTAACTTCGAGGCCAACCGGCAGACCGCCGAAACCAACTTTGTCTCCGCGTTGGCGCAGATGGAAGCGGCCATGGCGATCTTTCGCGAGCAGAATCATGGTCACCTGGTCACTGTATCGTCCGTGTCAGCCGTGCGCGGCATGCCCTCCAGTATCACCACCTACGCGGCGACCAAGGTAGGCCTTGCGGCACTTTCGGAGGGCTTGCGTGTCGAACTGGCAAAGGCGAAATCTCCGATTCGTGTGACTACACTGTATCCAGGGTACATTCGCACCGCCATTAACGAGAGCGTGAAGAACGCACCCTTCCGTGTGGATGCCGAGACCGGCTGCAAGGCGATGGTGAAAGCCATTGAGTCCGGCAAAAACGAGTGTTACGTGCCGCGCTGGCCCTGGACTCCGATTGGATTCCTGCTACGGCGTTTGCCGGTGTCGGTACTGGCCAAAATGTTCTGAACCTTCGTCAGGATCCGGGGAGGCGTAATGCAGGCAGACCAACCCGCGAACTCAGTCCGCGCCCACCGGATCAGGGTCTGGGGGGGTGTTTTTCTGGCCGGAGTCCTGCTGGCGCTGGGGTCTTTGGCCCACCAGGTTCTGGCTCAGCCGAAACCGTCGGATACTGCGCTGGTGCTGACGATTGAAGGCGCAATCGGCCCTGCCACCATGGACTACGTCACCCGGGGCATCCGGAGGGCGGAGTCGGAGGGTGCCGGTCTGGTGGTGCTGGAGATGGATACCCCCGGCGGCCTGATGGACTCGATGCGGGACATCATCAAGGTGATCCTTGCCTCCGATGTACCGGTAGTAACCTACGTCTCGCCCCACGGTGCGCGCGCCGCCAGTGCGGGCACCTATATCCTTTACGCCAGTCATATTGCCGCCATGGCCCCGGCTACCAACCTGGGGTCGGCAACCCCGGTCCAGATGGGCGGGCTGCCCGGATCTGAGCCGGAACAGGCGCCACCGGACAGTGAGGACGCGGGGGATGAGCCCGACGCTGGCGATCAGGGTGGTGACGGGAAGCGTCGTGGCAATACCGCCATGGAGCGGAAAGTCCTGGAGGATGCAGTCAGCTACATCCGGGGTCTGGCGGACCGCCATGGTCGCAACGCCGACTGGGCCGAGGAGGCGGTGCGCGAAGCTGTGAATCTTGGTGCCAAGGAAGCCCTTGAGAAAAACGTGATCGATGTGGTCGCGCCCAATCTTGGCGACCTGCTCCGCCAGATTGATGGCCGCACCGTACGCATGGCGGGCGCAGACAAGACCCTGAAAACGGCGCCATTGGAGCTGGTTCGCTCCCAACCGGACTGGCGCACCCGGCTGCTTTCCGTCATCACCGACCCCAACGTGGCCTATTTCCTGATGATCATTGGGTTCTACGGCATCATCTTCGAGTTGGCCAATCCGGGGGCGGTGGTTCCTGGCGTTATCGGTGCCATCAGTCTGATTCTTGCCCTGTTTGCCTTCCAGGTGCTGTCCGTCAATTACGCCGGGCTGGCTCTCATCCTGCTCGGCCTGGCGTTTATCGTCGGGGAGGCGTTCATGCCCAGTTTCGGCATCCTGGGTGTGGGAGGGATCGTGGCGTTTGTCACCGGCTCGGTGATCCTGATGGACGGTAGTCATCGTGACATCTCCCTGCCGACCATTGGCGGAACCGCCATCGTTGCCGCGGGATTCATTCTGTGGACGGTCACCCGATTTATTGGTCTCAGGCGTAAAGGGCCGGTCAGTGGTAGCGAACAGATGGCCCACGAAGAGGGGCCTGCGCTGGACGATTTTATCGAGGAGCACGACCATTTCCGGGGCCATGTGCGCCTCAATGGTGAGCGTTGGAACGCCGTCTGTGCGCAACCGGTCAGCGAAGGTGATCAGGTGCGCGTGACGGCGATGGAAGGATTGACGGTAACCGTCGAGGTCACTAGCCAGAACAGCTGACCCGGCGCAGACAAGGCAACGGCAAAACAAGGAGGCCGTATGATTGGCGAACTGATTCCCTACCTTGCACCCACGGTAGTCCTGCTGCTGATTCTCGGCTCGGCGATCAAGATTCTGCCCGAATACCAGCGCGGGGTCGTGTTTTTCCTGGGCCGTTTCCAGGGCGTGAAAGGCCCGGGCCTGATCATCGTCATCCCCGGTATCCAGCAGATCGTTCGGGTGGACCTGCGGGTCGTTGTTCTGGACGTCCCCAGCCAGGACGTGATTTCGAAAGACAACGTTACGGTCCGGGTCAACGCGGTACTCTACTTCCGGGTGGTGGACCCGGAACGGGCCATCATCCGGGTCGAGGATTTCAACTCGGCCACCAGCCAACTGGCACAGACCACACTGCGCTCGGTGCTTGGTAAGCACGATCTGGATGAGATGCTCTCGGAGCGGGACAAGCTGAATTCGGACATTCAGGAAATCATTGATGCCCAGACCGAAGAGTGGGGCATCAAGGTGGCCAACGTGGAGATCAAGCACGTGGACCTGAATGAATCGATGATACGCGCAATTGCCCGTCAGGCCGAAGCGGAGCGCGAGCGGCGGGCCAAAGTCATCCACGCCGAAGGGGAATTGCAGGCGTCGAAAAAACTGGTGGAGGCGGCCAATGTGATGTCGGCCAACTCTGGCGCCATGCAGCTTCGGTACTTGCAAACCCTGGCGGATATGAGCAGCACCAACTCGTCGACGGTGGTCTTTCCCTTGCCGCTGGATCTGGTCAAAACGTTCATGGAAAAGCCGGCGGGGAAACCCGAGGGCGGAAACGCCAGCGAGTAACAGTCAGGCACAAAAAAGGCCGGGTTTCCCGGCCTTTTCAGCGTCAGCGTAAGCTGAGCCTTATTTCATGCTGGAACGCTCAAGCATACGCTTGGCACGCTCGTTTGCCTCGTCAGCAGACTTCTGAGCAGCCTTGGCAGCGGCCAGAGCTTCTTCGGCGGTCTGCTGGGCAGTGCGTGCAGAGCTTGCAGCACTGTTAGCGGTGTTCAGTGCATTTTCTGCAGTCTGCTCTGCAGAATTGGCAGTTGCATTCGCCTCATCCACGGCGGCTTGGTTAGAAGCACAACCTGCGGTCATGGCAGTAGCAAGTGCAAACCCAGCGATCGTCAGTTTACGCATTGTAAATCCCCTTATTGGTCGAGTTTTTTCCTGTGATCCGGAAGTCAGTTCAGTACATGGACGACTTCCTGTCAAACCGGCCCGATAGGCGTTGACTACCGGAGTCGTTAAACAGTGTAAAACACTCTGAGACAAAATGTTAACTACGGATACGTATATTTTCCCGGCTTATGACAACAACTTAATGCGTCTGTCAGGGGATGTTCAGGGAACGATTCGAATGGGCGTTCCGTTTGAGACCAATTGCCAGATTTCGTCCATTTCCTCGTTGGTCACGGCAATACAGCCGTCGGTCCAGTCGAGTCCCTGGTAGGCAAAAGCCATATCAGCGGCGTCATTGGGCAGCCCGTGAATCATGATGCTGCCACCGGGATTGAGTCCCCAGGCGCGGGCAAGTTCACGGTCCCGGTCGCTGGGATACGAGATGTGAATGGATTTGTAGAAGTCGCTGCCGGCGTTGCGCCAGTCGAGGGTGTACTCCCCTTCCGGTGTGCGTTCGTCACCTTCGTAAAGCTTGTGCCCGGTGGGGTTGTCGCCCAGGGAAATTCGGTAGCTTTTCACGACCTGTTCATCGTTCATCAGGTAGAGTCGGCGCTCGCTCTTGCGCACCAGAACCTTGTCGATGCTCAGAGCGTCGGCCTGAAACGGTTCGGCTTCAGGCATGCGGGTGTCGGCCCGGGCCAACAGCTCGCTGGCGGTTCCGGAAACCGGAGTCAATATGAACCCTGCCAGCAGTACGGCAATGAGATAGCGGGTGAACATGATCTTATCTTACCAATGGTTAATCTTCATTCAGGCACGTTTATAGCATAGCCTGCCGATTCAGTGTTGAGGGCTTTTGTTAACTTTTTTGGTTATCTCTTTTCCTGATCAACCATTTTGTGAACTGTCCATCTTCAGGCCGACCTTGGTGACCTGATCGGAGCTGGTTGCTCGGGCGACCAGCGTGACCGGACCAAGAATCACCGTATCGCCAACCACCGGGTGGCCCTTGGTGCGTTTGGCAAAGCACTCGGCCAGGGACAGCTCCGGCGGGAGGTCGTCGAATTCAATGCCGTAAACCTGCTCGACATCGCCCAGAAGGGCATCGCCGTTAAGCACAAAGTCGCCGAAAAAGGCCCGTTCTGCAAGGTACTTGGGCGCATGGCGCCCACTGAGTGCCTTGCTCAGCTCGGGCAGAACATTGGGGGTGGCAAACATGGCGACGGTGTCGCCGCTGGCCACTTCCAGGTCGCCTTTCGGTTGCAGGCATACCCGGTTTCGGAACACCCCGGCCACCGCGGTATTTTCCGGAAACCGGAGCTGACTCAGCCGGCGCGGGGTTTCCCAGGTTTCGCCCCGCAGCGGGAACAGCATGAGTTCATGGTCGCCGGCACCGGGGGCGTCCAGGGGCAGTCGGCGATAGGGATCTTCGCCTGCCGGCACCTCCAGCCGGAGCTTGCGGGCCAGAGGTGCCATAGTGGTGCCCTGCACCAGCAGTGATACCAGCACGATGAAGAAGGCGGCATGAAAGACCAGCTGGGCTTGCGGCAGGTTGGCCATGATCGGGAACAGGGCGAGCACAATCGGTACCGCGCCGCGCAAACCGACCCAGCTGATGAATCCCAGTTCCCGCCGGTTGAAGGCGAAGGGCCAGAGGGTGAGCACGACGGTCAGTGGCCGGATAACGAAGATCAGCGCC
Proteins encoded in this window:
- a CDS encoding YafY family protein, encoding MKKTDWPIRWDLLLRYRLIETIALWEGRLTTNHICYSFGIGRQQASKDINTYLRELAPGNLVYDRHLKGYVPSKVFRPVVTRGQVSEYLDLLARQQNLSSTFESLNINLPESTVVQGPNRVISPETMRAVVLATRHGRQLRASYVSLSRPEAVESILEPHTLVCTGNSWHLRAWCESNREFRDFALSRFHRPPEALRQRAKHGRQQDSDWNREVTMVLTPDRRLTEAQQRIIAQDYGMDHGRLEIETRAALAPYMLSRLGITLDNQHPDPLVQQLELANPDQLGFGSKRERALKAVAGLC
- a CDS encoding MFS transporter is translated as MTRMVASLSALILSIVLLVSGNAFLMTLLGIRLSIEAISPDIIGWILVCYSIGFVLGTLYVHKVIGRVGHIRAFAVFAAVSAVAALLYPMAVSELFWAVLRVISGFSIAGVLVVIESWFSSRATNANRGALFAVYQIVFYLSAAGGQLIVNVGDPANFMPFSLAAILLTLALLPLLLTKMEAPVIEQVHRISIFTLGRESFTGVAGALICGVMIGGFYALGPVYATLVGLDVARTSTFMASAIVAAMVMAWPLGRLCDHFDRRRVMFWIALMAAGSAGAVAVLGATNPWLLTLFVGLFTGLSATLYPVAVAITNDRMESSRLVAASATLLLSYGVGSVIGPIAMAELINLLGPAGLFFGNAGFLMVLALITSYRISHTVDIPVQEQEHYVPAMPETSPVMAELDPRNSEFHESPEVEEMVFEDQRQAG
- a CDS encoding MarR family transcriptional regulator, encoding MRDQFPFAVARVTRRWRKMLDERLKDLGVTQARWSTMVYLDKGGEGLTQRELASLMAIENPTLVRLLDSLEQQGLIERRPCPNDRRARRLHLTSAGRAFMDDLSERAEKLREQMLEGISDDDIECTVRVFHKILENAEKQK
- a CDS encoding DHA2 family efflux MFS transporter permease subunit, with the protein product MSDNTVEGLRARYGERWRWLAVATVMLGTMATVLSATVVNVALHDIMLEFGIRQGQVHWLATGFIAAMTTTMLASSWLLDHFGVRKTLAGAMFMFTVISIAGGFAVSPDQLIAARVGQGAMAGLMQPMGMYLVFRIFPREKRGQAMGIYGMGVILAPALGPVLGGFLVDQLSWRYVMFAPAPVTLIGVFMAWRFLPLPPSRPAPYRFDLPGLVLLGTTLALSLDTLNRLQELSGQESRVVIGGLLAVLALGLFVMRERRTRHPLVNVALLRKPVFLFANLGAMALGLALFGSTYLVPLFVQTALNFTATEAGLLMLPAGVVLGLTFPLAGRLADKQSARKLVIFGITLFACSAALFALSDLSLGFGWLALWTILGRIGIGFMLPALSTGALNPLAPEELGAGSSTINFTRQLGGAFGVNMVALTIEFGEHSGGMPTIAAFHSAWWLVAAFVAVAAIPVWKMRA
- a CDS encoding TMEM165/GDT1 family protein — its product is MEAFLASTAAVAIAEIGDKTQLLSLFLVVRYGQRLPIILGIFVATVLNHALSAWLGAWIAGFIPEAWLPWILAVSFVAIAAWLLIPDKDDSEDSRFLGMGAFLATTVMFFLAEIGDKTQIATVVLAARFTETLWVILGTTVGMLIANIPVIMAGRWLMERLPLATARIGASILFVVLAIVTVTATFMNS
- a CDS encoding L,D-transpeptidase family protein, which codes for MSFRLVSFFLLAAVMVTSPLWAAEDSKTGQDAKAQASGSEVEGTPDRTPRVPTFPLKGDLAGELDVFTTRYEDTFAAIGNRIAMGHLELVKANPGVDPWLPGEGTTITLPRQYVMPDARREGIVINLAEYRLYYFTDNGVQVYPVGVGTEENPSPLTDAKVTMPLESPAWYPPASIRAEYERSGDFLPRMIPPGPSNPLGTHALLLSEKGYLIHGTNKKFGVGMAVSHGCFRMYNEDISRFVYQVEKGTPVQVVRDPVKIGLSGGEVWLEVHRPDDDYPQEDREKLWQQVFAEVEAFQKKHPGVEMQRRAIEIAVDQADGIPTMIGERITRMAADETVEDKTPETGGEQEQKLYF
- a CDS encoding SDR family oxidoreductase yields the protein MSRTILITGASSGLGEGMAREFAARGYQLALCARRTERLEALRAELQRQIPAVRVSIRALDVDNHEQVFEVFRAFQEEFGTLDRIIVNAGIGKGQALGTGNFEANRQTAETNFVSALAQMEAAMAIFREQNHGHLVTVSSVSAVRGMPSSITTYAATKVGLAALSEGLRVELAKAKSPIRVTTLYPGYIRTAINESVKNAPFRVDAETGCKAMVKAIESGKNECYVPRWPWTPIGFLLRRLPVSVLAKMF
- a CDS encoding nodulation protein NfeD, with amino-acid sequence MQADQPANSVRAHRIRVWGGVFLAGVLLALGSLAHQVLAQPKPSDTALVLTIEGAIGPATMDYVTRGIRRAESEGAGLVVLEMDTPGGLMDSMRDIIKVILASDVPVVTYVSPHGARAASAGTYILYASHIAAMAPATNLGSATPVQMGGLPGSEPEQAPPDSEDAGDEPDAGDQGGDGKRRGNTAMERKVLEDAVSYIRGLADRHGRNADWAEEAVREAVNLGAKEALEKNVIDVVAPNLGDLLRQIDGRTVRMAGADKTLKTAPLELVRSQPDWRTRLLSVITDPNVAYFLMIIGFYGIIFELANPGAVVPGVIGAISLILALFAFQVLSVNYAGLALILLGLAFIVGEAFMPSFGILGVGGIVAFVTGSVILMDGSHRDISLPTIGGTAIVAAGFILWTVTRFIGLRRKGPVSGSEQMAHEEGPALDDFIEEHDHFRGHVRLNGERWNAVCAQPVSEGDQVRVTAMEGLTVTVEVTSQNS
- a CDS encoding slipin family protein, producing the protein MIGELIPYLAPTVVLLLILGSAIKILPEYQRGVVFFLGRFQGVKGPGLIIVIPGIQQIVRVDLRVVVLDVPSQDVISKDNVTVRVNAVLYFRVVDPERAIIRVEDFNSATSQLAQTTLRSVLGKHDLDEMLSERDKLNSDIQEIIDAQTEEWGIKVANVEIKHVDLNESMIRAIARQAEAERERRAKVIHAEGELQASKKLVEAANVMSANSGAMQLRYLQTLADMSSTNSSTVVFPLPLDLVKTFMEKPAGKPEGGNASE
- a CDS encoding Lpp/OprI family alanine-zipper lipoprotein, with product MRKLTIAGFALATAMTAGCASNQAAVDEANATANSAEQTAENALNTANSAASSARTAQQTAEEALAAAKAAQKSADEANERAKRMLERSSMK
- a CDS encoding murein L,D-transpeptidase family protein; the protein is MFTRYLIAVLLAGFILTPVSGTASELLARADTRMPEAEPFQADALSIDKVLVRKSERRLYLMNDEQVVKSYRISLGDNPTGHKLYEGDERTPEGEYTLDWRNAGSDFYKSIHISYPSDRDRELARAWGLNPGGSIMIHGLPNDAADMAFAYQGLDWTDGCIAVTNEEMDEIWQLVSNGTPIRIVP